The region TTGTGGCGGATGCCGACGAGCCGGATGACCCGCTGAACAGGAGAAACAGCCCGGCGACGACGGCCAGCGCGACGCCGATGACGATCAGCGTGATCGCTTCCGTGCTCAGGCCGCGCTGCTTGCGCTTCTGCGCCCGCGCCGACCGACGGCTGGTACCAGCATCCTTCCGTGCGACACTCATAGGTCTACGTCCCTGCTGCCATGCGGCGGTGAATCGCCATGCAGATCGCGATCACGGTGAACGCCGTCATCGACATCAGTGGAATGGTGATGAACCCGAACCACTCGATCTGGATCGTCGTGCATGGGATGCCAACGGTACACGGCTGAATTTCCTCGGGAATGATTCGGAAGTACAACAGATTGTGATAGACCGAGATCACGAGGCCGAGAACTGCTATCGGAAGAACGTACTGATGGACACCGGCGTCCCGGCGCAGAATGCCGACGGCGATCACCAGGACGAGCGGATACATCAGAATCCGCTGATACCAGCACAGGGTACACGGCGGAAACTTCATCACTTCGCTGAAGTAGAGGCTGCCGAACGTGGCGATGCAGGCCTGAGCCCAGGCGAGATACAGAATGTTCCTGCCGAGCAGCGCCCTCGCATCCTGCATCGTCTGACCGTCCGCATCCTGTCCGAGCGTGCGCCGCTGCATCCCCTCGGCCGGCCATCGTCGAGACGGCCTGACGCATGCGCTGCTGACGCTGACACATTGTACGCCCGAACCCCCGACGCGCGTGTCAGGTTTCGTCGGACAGGCGTGTCAGGGAGGTTCCCCCACCGCGCCCCGGCGGGGGCGTGTTCGGCTACGCTTACCCCTGCCGGCGTCCGACCATCGTGGCGCGGACCCGGGCGGCAACAGAGGGGGAGCATCGTGGCGACCTACGCCTATGTCGGCTGCTACACCACGCCAGACCGCGACGGTCAGGGCAACGGCATCAACGTCTACGAGATGGACCAGCGGACGGGCAGGTGGACCCACCTCCAACTGCTCGACGGCATCGGGAACCCGTCCTGGCTCTCGCTCGGGCCAGACGGCGACACGCTCTACAGCGTGCACGGCGGCAACGATTTCAGCGAGGTCAGCGCCTACGCCATCGACCGCGCGACGGGCCGG is a window of Chloroflexota bacterium DNA encoding:
- a CDS encoding disulfide bond formation protein B, with product MQDARALLGRNILYLAWAQACIATFGSLYFSEVMKFPPCTLCWYQRILMYPLVLVIAVGILRRDAGVHQYVLPIAVLGLVISVYHNLLYFRIIPEEIQPCTVGIPCTTIQIEWFGFITIPLMSMTAFTVIAICMAIHRRMAAGT